From the genome of Lotus japonicus ecotype B-129 chromosome 6, LjGifu_v1.2, one region includes:
- the LOC130724460 gene encoding uncharacterized protein LOC130724460 yields MGSIPDAIGAYCLPCYLFSKRPSRRPGSDVYIAKGFRCWRKVKNGKKCAFLKHIGDDLCSPHNNALKACQDLLNQDRHIRNVFHVQSSNQIMQNRLRLKTSIDTVCYLTLQACAFRGHDETSESSNQGNFIQMIKLLASYNDEVAKVVLENAPYSSKYTSPKIQKEILHILASKVKNHIREEIGDSKFCIIVDEACDESKKEQMALVLRFVDRNGFIQERFFYIVHVKDTTSLTLKEELCAILSLHNLNVTNIRGQGYDGASNMRGEWNGLQALFLNDCPYAYYVHCFAHRLQLPLVAASREAIPIHQFFLKLTFIVNIVCSSSKRHDELQAAVIDEIAHLLEFDELETGKGANQVGTLKRACDTLWSSHFSSICSLIKIYGATCSVLEKIIVDGSTYSQRGDADSAHSSLTSFEFIFILHLMKEIMGITDVLCKALQQQSRDIVNAMHLVCSTKALIQNFREDGWDMLLQEVKSFCEKHDIEIPQLNTPYVARHGRARHQKDHITIGHYFRVEIFLVAIDKQLQELNSRFSDQAMKLLTLSSALIPKNAYKAWNIDKICTLVDKYYPNDFSEQEKINLRFQLQHFIVDAHLDSDLENLSTIQELCACLATTQKSEVFYLIDRLLRLIMTLPVSTATTERSFSAMKIIKTRLRNKMGGDFLADSMVVYIEREIASIFSSDSIMDAFKSMKERRAAL; encoded by the coding sequence ATGGGGTCCATACCAGATGCAATTGGAGCATATTGCTTACCTTGTTATCTTTTTAGCAAAAGGCCAAGTAGGCGTCCTGGATCAGATGTTTACATTGCTAAAGGTTTTAGATGTTGGAGGAAAGTCAAAAATGGAAAGAAATGTGCCTTTCTCAAACACATTGGGGATGATCTTTGCTCACCACACAATAATGCATTGAAAGCTTGTCAAGACTTGTTGAATCAAGATAGGCATATCAGAAATGTTTTTCATGTGCAAAGTTCAAATCAAATTATGCAGAATCGTTTGCGCCTCAAGACTTCAATTGATACAGTTTGTTATTTAACACTTCAAGCTTGTGCTTTTAGAGGCCATGATGAAACTAGTGAATCATCAAATCAAGGTAATTTTATTCAAATGATAAAACTCTTAGCATCATACAATGATGAAGTTGCAAAAGTTGTGTTGGAAAATGCTCCATATAGTTCCAAATATACTTCTCCAAAAATTCAAAAGGAGATCTTGCATATTCTTGCTAGTAAAGTGAAAAACCATATCCGTGAGGAAATTGGGGATTCCAAATTTTGCATAATTGTTGATGAAGCTTGTGATGAATCAAAAAAGGAACAAATGGCGCTTGTTTTGAGATTTGTTGATAGAAATGGTTTCATACAAGAGAGGTTTTTTTATATTGTGCATGTGAAAGACACTACATCATTAACTCTTAAGGAAGAATTATGTGCTATACTTTCTCTGCATAATCTTAATGTTACCAACATTCGTGGTCAAGGTTATGATGGTGCTAGTAATATGAGAGGAGAATGGAATGGTCTTCAAGCATTATTTTTGAATGATTGTCCTTATGCATATTATGTGCATTGTTTTGCTCATCGATTACAACTTCCCTTGGTTGCTGCATCAAGAGAAGCTATTCCaattcatcaattttttttaaaattgacaTTCATTGTCAATATTGTTTGCTCTTCTAGTAAGCGCCATGATGAGTTGCAAGCTGCTGTGATAGATGAAATTGCTCATTTGTTAGAGTTTGATGAGCTTGAAACTGGTAAAGGGGCAAATCAAGTTGGTACTTTGAAACGAGCTTGTGATACTCTTTGGAGTTCACATTTCTCTTCTATTTGTAGTTTGATaaaaatttatggtgcaacttGTTCTGTTcttgaaaaaattattgttgATGGATCAACGTATTCTCAACGTGGTGATGCTGATAGTGCTCATAGTAGCTTGACCTCATTTGAGTTTATATTCATCTTGCATTTGATGAAAGAGATTATGGGGATAACTGATGTTCTTTGTAAAGCTTTACAACAACAATCTCGAGATATAGTTAATGCTATGCATTTAGTGTGTTCCACAAAAGCACTCATTCAAAACTTCAGAGAAGATGGTTGGGATATGTTATTACAAGAAGTGAAATCTTTTTGTGAAAAACATGACATTGAGATTCCTCAATTGAATACTCCTTATGTAGCAAGACATGGACGTGCTCGTCACCAAAAAGATCACATCACAATAGGACATTATTTTAGAGTAGAGATATTTTTGGTTGCAATTGACAAGCAATTACAAGAGTTGAATAGTAGGTTTAGTGATCAAGCAATGAAGTTGTTAACTCTAAGTTCTGCTTTGATTCCTAAGAATGCTTATAAAGCTTGGAACATTGATAAGATTTGCACTCTTGTAGACAAATATTATCCCAATGATTTTAGTGAGCAAGAGAAGATTAATTTACGATTTCAACTTCAACATTTCATTGTTGATGCTCATCTAGATTCAGATTTGGAGAATTTATCAACTATTCAAGAATTGTGTGCTTGTTTGGCAACCACACAAAAGTCTGAAGTTTTCTACTTGATTGATAGATTGCTTCGCCTTATCATGACTCTTCCAGTTTCTACAGCTACCACTGAAAGATCTTTTTCAGCAATGAAAATAATCAAGACTAGGTTAAGAAACAAGATGGGAGGTGACTTTCTTGCTGATAGCATGGTAGTATATATTGAAAGGGAGATTGCATCAATTTTTAGTTCTGATTCTATTATGGATGCTTTCAAGTCAATGAAAGAACGCAGGGCCGCACTTTAA
- the LOC130722963 gene encoding uncharacterized protein LOC130722963: MVTRSGANGERNHNPPDGVSSDVLQRIMDDLNDLRQHNQQLQNQLTDLNQTHGLREGDRRMAETVVDFQPFTEEIANTTVPDNLKTLVLDSYYGDTDPKDHLVYFNTKMVIVGASDALKCKMLPSTFKKSAMIWFTTLPSRSIVNFTELSAKFLSQFSTSRAQKVTPATLFNVRQGPNETLQSYMGRFNQLSVHLEDKMPEICIAAFELGLRPGSLNINLSRKQVETMAQLRVRVQGFIREEQSDQVKKNRPNTAYAGQQQQFEAKKGAVTDQRSRGSAERGDKGHNYRNRYDNRSQFKYRAQPYGNRGYGHSMTWTRNQNDRAMPLTVNLTEALHTCLEANVIRFPRQPKQPTGNNVDKRKWCEYHRISGHDTDDCFTLRKEIEKLIKAGHMSHLAGRNNSDEAETSTKRDDKGKEIDNEEQNKQTEGKAKGRIHSIFGGFRGGGTTNSARKSWATNQPDITFTVRDFEGVQPHEDDPIVVMLRIADYEIERVLLDQGSSADLIYGDAFEKLGLTESDLLPYDGSLVGFSGEKVFVRGYVELKTVFGEGKNAETFAIKFLVVKCTSPYNVLIGRPSLNRLGAIISTRHLTAKYPLSKGGVGILKADQVVARKCYSESFKQYGHMGKKAVKEGHRVYEVNVDQADIVLDPRDGFVEHKMTSEEATKAIQIGERSLKVGVNLTSSQEDKLTKILAENMDLFAWSAKDLPGIDPEFICHKLALNPGAKPVVQFKRKMGEEKSVAVKVETNKLLEAGFIREVKYPTWLANVVMVKKANDKWRMCTDYTDLNKHCPKDSYPLPNIDKLVDRASGFGMLSLMDAYSGYHQIRMYQPDEEKTNAGATYQRLMDKVFDKQVGRNMEIYVDDMVVKSDEMKAHCFDLKEAFGKLRKHNMRLNPEKCSFGIQSGKFLGFMITKRGIDANPDKCKAILNMQSPTSVKDVQKLTGRITALSRFLPCSGEKSAPFFQCLRKNKAFQWTEDCEKAFKSLKDHLSSPPILAKPIPGISLSMFIAISDNAVSTVLLQENKDDLRIIYFVSHALQGAEVRYQKIEKAALALIISARKLRPYFQGFPIVVKTDLPLRQVLQKPDLAGRMVSWAVELSEFGITFERKGLVKAQVLVDFVNEMSSGEQISDIGEWSLSVDGSSNIKGSGAGIILEGPGGVTVEQSLKFDFKASNNQAEYEAIIAGLKLAIEMGVKSIMIKTDSQIVSRQIQGEYQAKDVQLAKYLLKAQGLIKQIGKVQVNYVPREENTRADILSKLASTKKPGNNKSVIQEVLNSPSIEEDEAMMVLTVADSDWIGRIKICLEAEGPDLLKFSKDQVREASHYTLLGDQLYRRGIGVPLLRCVNKDEAERIMFEVHEGVCASHVGGRSLAAKVLRAGFYWPTLRGDCMDYVKKCEKCQIYADLHRAPPETLSSMSSSWPFAMWGVNILGPFTPAGSQIRFVLVAIDYFTKWIEAESMAKITAEKVKKFYWRKLICRFGVPATIVSDNGTQFTSRTVKNFCAEMGIEMRFASVEHCWVIKHPQTNGQVESANKVILNGVKKRLGEAKGLWAEELITVIWAYNTTPQSTTGESPFKLTYGINAMIPVELQDVTFRVATYSEDQNDMNRLVDLNLAEEVQEKVRLRQAFVKQRSERRYNSRVVPRQMNVGDLVLRRKAKGPDDSKLSPNWERPYRILRELGQGAYHLEELSGRRIPRAWNAQHLRYYYS; this comes from the exons ATGGTTACACGATCtggggcgaacggagagaggaatcacAATCCTCCTGATGGTGTTTCTTCTGACGTTCTGCAACGGATCATGGATGATCTTAATGATCTCCGgcaacacaatcaacaacttcagaatcaacttactgatctcAATCAAACACACGGGCTACGCGAGGGCGATCGACGAATGGCAGAGACGGTAGTAGATTTCCAACCTTTCACAGAGGAAATCGCCAACACTACCGTCCCAGACAATTTGAAGACGCTCGTCTTGGATTCATACTATGGGGATACTGATCCCAAGGATCATCTGGTGTacttcaacacgaagatggtcaTTGTGGGGGCATCAGATGCACTCAAGTGCAAGATGCTTCCATCAACTTTCAAGAAATCGGCTATGATTTGGTTCACCACTTTACCATCGCGCTCAATTGTGAATTTCACGGAGTTGTCTGCAAAGTTTTTGTCCCAGTTTTCAACCAGCCGCGCCCAGAAGGTTACTCCGGCGACATTGTTTAATGTTCGTCAGGGCCCCAATGAAACGTTACAGTCATATATGGGGCGATTCAATCAATTGTCTGTTCACTTGGAAGACAAAATGCCggaaatttgcattgcagcgTTTGAGTTAGGGCTGAGGCCTGGAAGTCTGAACATTAATTTAAGCAGGAAGCAGGTTGAGACGATGGCACAATTGCGTGTTCGAGTTCAAGGTTTCATCAgggaggagcaaagtgatcAGGTCAAGAAGAACCGCCCAAACACGGCGTACGCAGGGCAGCAACAGCAGTTTGAGGCGAAGAAGGGAGCGGTTACTGATCAGCGTTCAAGAGGTTCGGCTGAACGTGGGGACAAAGGACACAACTACAGAAACCGCTATGATAACCGCTCTCAGTTTAAATATCGTGCACAACCGTATGGGAATCGTGGATACGGgcattcgatgacgtggactcgcAATCAAAATGATCGTGCAATGCCTTTGACGGTTAATTTGACTGAGgctttgcacacgtgtttggaggcgaatgtAATCCGTTTCCCCCGGCAACCAAAACAACCAACAGGCAATAACGTGGATAAGAGaaagtggtgtgaatatcatAGGATTTCAGGACATGACACTGACGATTGCTTTACTTTGCGCAAGGAGATTGAAAAGTTAATAAAGGCTGGACACATGTCACACTTAGCTGGGCGAAACAATTCAGATGAGGCGGAGACTTCAACAAAGCGTGATGACAAGGGAAAGGAAATTGATAATGAAGAGCAGAATAAGCAGACCGAAGGAAAAGCGAAGGGGCGAATCCATTCGATCTTTGGTGGATTTCGTGGTGGCGGAACAACTAAttcagctcgtaagag ttgggcaaccaacCAACCCGACATAActtttactgtgcgagattttgagggagtccAGCCTCATGAAGACGACCCAATTGTGGTGATGCTGAGGATAGCTGAttacgaaattgagagggtacttctggatcaaggaagctcggcggaCCTGATATATGGTGATGCCTTTGAGAAATTGGGGCTAACCGAATCTGACCTGTTGCCTTATGATGGCTCTTTGGTGGGCTTCTCTGGAGAgaaagtatttgttcgaggtTATGTAGAGTTGAAgactgtctttggagaagggaagaatgcggaAACATttgctatcaagtttttggtAGTAAAGTGTACTTCGCCTTACAATGTACTCATCGGAAGGCCTTCATTGAACAgattgggggcgatcatttcCACTCGACATTTAACAGCCAAGTACCCGttgagcaaaggaggagttggaattttaaaggctgatcaagTGGTTGCCAGgaagtgttattcagaaagctTTAAACAGTATGGACATATGGGAAAGAAGGCAGTGAAAGAAGGACACAGAGTTTATGAGGTGAATGTTGATCAGGCTGACATAGTTTTGGATCCTCGTGACGGATTCGTGGAACACAAGATGACATCAGAGGAAGCAACTAAGGCGATTCAAATTGGTGAGCGCAGCctgaaagttggtgtcaatttaactTCAAGTCAGGAGGACAAGTTGACCAAGATATTAGCTGAGAATATGGATTTATTCGCATGGAGTGCAAAGGACCTTCCGggaatcgatccggaatttatatgtcacaaattggctttaaatcccggggcGAAACCTGTCGTTCAGTTCAAGcgaaagatgggcgaagaaaagtCAGTAGCAGTTAAGGTGGAAACCAATAAATTACTAGAAGCTGGATTCATCAGGGAAGTCAAGTATCCAACATGGCTGGCGAATGTTGTGATGGTAAAGAAGGCAAATGACAAGTGGCGgatgtgcacagattatactGATTTGAACAAACATTGTCCCAAGGATTCATATCCTCTACcaaatattgataagcttgtggatagggCGTCAGGATTTGGAATGCTtagtctcatggatgcatattcaggctatcatcagataaGAATGTATCAGCCAGATGAAGAAAAGACA aatgcaGGTGCAACATACCAGAGGTTGATGGATAAAGTGTTTGATAAGCAAGTGGGGCGtaacatggagatttatgtggatgacatggtAGTGAAGTCAGATGAAATGAAAGCACATTGTTTTGATTTGAAAGAGGCTTTTGGCAAATTAAGGAAGCATAATATGAGGCTAAATCCGGAAAAATGTTCATTTGGGATTCAGAGTGGAAAATTCCTGGGTTTTATGATTACAAAGAGAGGAATCGATGCGAATCCTGATAAGTGCAAGGCAATATTGAACATGCAAAGTCCAACTTCAGTCAAGGATGTGCAGAAACTAACAGGGAGGATAACAGCTTTGTCCAGATTTCTTCCATGTTCCGGGGAAAAATCGGCACCATTCTTTCAATGTCTCaggaagaacaaagcttttcaGTGGACTGAAGATTGTGAGAAGGCGTTCAAAAGCTTAAAGGATCATTTGTCCAGCCCGCCAATATTGGCTAAGCCAATTCCAGGTATTTCACTGTCCATGTTTATTGCTATATCTGACAATGCAGTTAGTAcagttttgttgcaagaaaatAAAGATGATTTGAGGATCATCTATTTTGTGAGCCACGCCCTTCAAGGAGCTGAGGTTAGatatcaaaaaattgaaaaggctgctcTAGCTTTAATTATCTCCGCCAGGAagttaagaccttattttcaaggctttccaatAGTGGTGAAGACTgatttgccacttcgccaagttttacaaaaaCCTGATTTAGCTGGAAGGATGGTCTCCtgggctgttgaattgtcagaatttggGATCACCTTTGAAAGGAAGGGTCTagttaaagcacaggtattggtggatttCGTAAATGAAATGTCTTCTGGCGAGCAAATAAGTGACATTGGCGAGTGGAGCCTGTCTGTAGATGGTTCATCTAATATCAAGGGAAGCGGAGCTGGAATAATTCTGGAGGGACCAGGGGGCGTGACTGTGGAACAATCACTCAAGTTtgatttcaaagcaagtaacaaTCAAGCAGAATACGAAGCGATAATTGCTGGTTTGAAGCTGGCGATTGAAATGGGTgtcaagagcataatgattaaaacCGATTCTCAGATTGTTTCCAGGCAAATTCAAGGCGAATACCAGGCAAAAGACGTTCAACTGGCAAAGTATTTATTGAAGGCTCAAGGGttgataaagcagataggcaAGGTGCAAGTCAATTATGTTCCAAGGGAGGAAaatacaagggcggatattcTGTCCAAGTTAGCAAGCACTAAAAAACCAGGAAACAATAAGTCTGTCATCCAGGAAGTTTTGAATAGCCCAAGTATCGAAGAGGATGAAGCAATGATGGTGTTGACTGTAGCAGATTCAGATTGGATAGGGCGTATCAAGATTTGTTTGGAAGCAGAGGGTCCTGATTTGCTGAAATTTTCTAAGGACCAGGTTCGTGAAGCAAGCCACTATACGCTGTTGGGAGATCAGTTATATAGAAGGGGGATTGGAGTCCCTTTGTTGAGGTGTGTGAATAAAGATGAAGCagaaagaatcatgtttgaagTGCATGAAGGTGTTTGTGCAAGTCATGTTGGAGGcagatctttggcggcgaagGTACTCAGAGctggattctattggccaacgttGAGGGGAGACTGCATGGACTATGTGAAAAAGTGTGAAAAATGCCAGATATACGCAGACTTACATCGTGCGCCACCTGAAACTCTCAGCTCAATGAGTTCTTCATGGCcgtttgcaatgtggggagtgAACATATTGGGACCATTTactccagcaggttctcagATTAGATTCGTTTTGGTTGCGATAGATTACTTTACTAAATGGATagaggcggaatcaatggcaAAGATTACAGCGGAAAAAGTGAAGAAGTTCTATTGGAGAAAATTGATCTGCAGGTTTGGCGTACCAGCTACTATCGTCTCtgataatggaacacagttcACTAGCAGAACAGTGAAGAATTTTTGTGCGGAAATGGGAATAGAAATGCGCTTCGCCTCAGTGGAgcattgttg ggtcatcaagcATCCTCAGACAAATGGTCAGGTGGAGTCAGCAAATaaggtcattctcaatggaGTTAAGAAGCGTTTGGGTGAAGCTAAAGGCTTGTGGGCTGAGGAATTGATTACAGTAATTTGGGCTtacaatactactcctcaatccactactggcgaatcacctTTCAAGTTAACTTATGGGATAAATGCTATGATTCCAGTGGAACTAcaagatgtaactttcagggtggcgACTTACAGTGAAGATCAGAATGATATGAACAGATTAGTTGATCTCAATTTGGCAGAGGAAGTGCAAGAAAAGGTTCGCCTGAGGCAGGCATTTGTAAAGCAGAGGTCTGAGCGGCGATACAATTCAAGAGTTGTTCCGAGGCAAATGAATGTTGGAGATTTGGTGCTGCGTCGAAAGGCTAAAGGTCCTGATGATTCAAAGCTTTCGCCGAATTGGGAAAGACCTTACAGGATTCTCAgagagcttggtcaaggggcttatcatttggaggagttatctgGGCGAAGGATTCCAAGGGCATGGAATGCACAACACCTCCGTTATTATTACAGCTGA
- the LOC130724060 gene encoding uncharacterized protein LOC130724060, whose protein sequence is MTRLSDEELLRFRREQQAAREKRNASKTLTEGDASHSETESNRPQKKKRKVPTPESNKGKSTSQPSMEKFVKKNNPPPAGNKGGSSSAPPPSWKNLLKDFEELTSEEVTSLWDSQIDFNTLVETNLVFEADRDKIRKIGLTEACQALITKGLEIAAISKMIDLESAGFDGISSAQQLEEKEKEIAKLKATMKLLDNANKVNEKKVLDLTSESVNLKKKIEEMNTAAQSKDEEIKKYQAEIAELTSANAELKDENSKLHFENSELKNSVLDQFEAGFAKAKEQILFLNPTIPINLAGSDPYARVVDGKLISPDNDEEEEEEEDNGNGEEKNEDTNPPRKEGEGETA, encoded by the coding sequence ATGACGCGCCTTTCCGATGAAGAACTCCTCCGATTTCGCCGTGAACAACAAGCGGCGAGGGAAAAAAGAAACGCGTCCAAAACTCTTACGGAAGGAGATGCTAGTCATTCAGAAACTGAATCGAACCGCccacagaagaagaaaagaaaagttccCACTCCTGAGTCCAACAAAGGTAAGAGCACTAGCCAACCTTCCATGGAAAAATTTGTGAAGAAAAACAACCCTCCTCCTGCTGGCAATAAAGGCGGATCTTCCAGTGCTCCGCCCCCTTCCTGGAAGAATTTGCTCAAGGATTTTGAAGAATTGACCTCTGAAGAGGTCACATCATTATGGGATTCCCAGATTGACTTCAATACACTCGTGGAAACCAACTTAGTCTTTGAGGCGGACCGCGACAAAATCAGGAAGATCGGGCTTACTGAGGCTTGTCAAGCCCTGATAACCAAAGGTTTGGAAATTGCTGCTATTTCCAAGATGATTGACTTGGAATCTGCTGGATTTGACGGAATTTCTTCCGCCCAACAACTcgaagagaaggaaaaagaaattgcTAAACTGAAGGCCACCATGAAGTTGCTGGACAATGCTAACAAGGTCAACGAGAAAAAGGTGCTGGACTTAACATCTGAAAGTGTGAATTTaaagaagaagattgaagaaatGAACACTGCCGCGCAGTCCAAGGATGAGGAAATCAAAAAGTATCAAGCGGAAATTGCAGAATTGACTTCCGCTAATGCTGAATTGAAGGATGAAAACTCAAAGTTACACTTTGAGAATTCTGAACTTAAAAATTCTGTTCTTGACCAATTTGAAGCCGGATTTGCTAAGGCTAAAGAACAAATTCTTTTCCTGAATCCCACCATACCTATCAATCTTGCCGGTTCCGATCCTTATGCGAGGGTTGTTGATGGCAAATTGATCAGCCCAGACAacgatgaagaggaagaagaagaagaagataatggAAATGgggaagaaaagaatgaagatACCAACCCCCCAAGGAAAGAAGGCGAAGGCGAAACAGCTTAG